The nucleotide sequence GCGCAACCGAATTGACGCTGGAAGCTCCTTTAAACCAGATGGACGATATTTTGAAAAGCCTGATCGTCTACGACGATCTCGGCGCCGTCAATACGATTACTTTGCCCGGCAAAGAATCGCTCGATCAGATTTTCCGCGACCTGCCGTTCAATGCCGCCGCCTTGGCTTCACCGGTCGACTTGTTGAATACCTTGCAGGGCGCGGAGGTGGAAATCAAAGGAGGCAGCGCATTGCAAGGACGTTTGCTCAAGGTGACGGCGGACACCGTACTCTTGCCTGACAAGCTCGGCAGCACCACCCGCCACCGCATCACCGTCATGACTCCGCAGGGTTTGCGGCAAGCGGTTTTGGAAGACATCGAGGCCTTGCGTTTTACCGACCCTGTCTTGCAGGAGCAAATGCAAAAAGCGCTCACCGCAGTCAGCGAACACCGCGCGCAAAACAGCCGTACCCTGCGCGTGCAAGTCAAAAGCGCTGGCAAGCGCACTGTGCGGGCCGGTTACGTGGTGGAAGCGCCGCTGTGGAAAACCAGCTATCGACTGAATCTGGACGCTAGCCTACAGCCCAATACCCCAGTACAAAGTCGCCTACAGGGTTGGGCGCTGCTGGAAAACATGAGCGGGCAGGATTGGGAAGGGGTGGAACTGACGCTGGCCTCCGGCAATCCCGTCACTTTCCGTCAAGCGCTTTATCAAGCGTATTTCGTCAAACGCCCGGAAGTGCCGGTCGAAGTGCTGGGACGGGTGTTGCCACGGCTGGATACCGGCACGGTGGCAATGGAGCTGGCGAAGCCTTTGCAAGCCGCTCCTCCCGCTCCGGCCATGTCTCCACAGGCGTCGCAGGATTCAGAGGGGCGCCTCGGCGCGTCCGAAAATCAGTTACGTCGATCATTCAGCAAGCAGATGTATGGCGGCGTCCAGGAGAGCGCGAGCGATGCGGTTCACCAAGAAACCGCCACCGGTACGGAAGGCGTCGAGCAAGTCCTGTTTACCCTGCCGACCCCGGTCAGCGTCAAGAACGGTTATGCCGTCTTGCTGCCCATCGCCGACCGCAACATCCCTACGTTGCGGGTCAGTCTGTTTCAACCTTCCACTCAAGCAAATTATCCGCTGGCCTCAGTCCAGTTGACCAACGACACCCCAACCAGCTTGCCGCCGGGCGTCATCACCATCTACGAGCAAATGAATTATCTGGGCGACGGCCGCTTATCCGCGCTGCCCGTCGGCGACCAACGGCTGGTCAGCTTCGCGCTCGACACCAAGATCAACGTCAATAAAACCGAGGACCAAACCAGCACTGTCAGCCAAGGCAAGCTCAGCGATGGCGTGTTCCATTCAACGACGCTGGAAAAGGCCACAACCACTTACCGGATCAAGAGCCTCCATGCCGACGACCGCTTGCTCTGGATCGAACAGCCTCAGCAAGAGGATTGGAAACTGGTCGCTCCCGATCCGAAGACGGTGCAACTGACGCCCGATGCTTACCGTGTCCCACAAGTGCTGAAGAAGAATGCTGAAACTCAGACGCAGGTCGTCTTGCAATACAACCTGGAAGAAGCGATAGCGCTGACCGATCTCAACGCCGAACAACTGCTGGCTTACGCGGCTGCTAGCGAGCTTGATGACGCTCTGAAACAGGTGTTTGTCAAGCTGGGAGAGTGGCGCGGTCAAATCGACGCCCTAAAGCGGGACATCGAGCAAGTGGAAGAACAGCGGCAGGCGCTGTTCAAGGACCAGGAGCGCTTGCGGGAAAATCTCAGCCGCGCACCGGCCAACAGCGATCTCGCCAAGCGTTATCTCAAAAAGCTCGACGCTCAGGAAAACGCCCTTGAAGCTCTAAATGCCAACACCCAGGAAAAACGCGCTGCTTTGGATAAGCTTCAACAGCAGTTCGGCCAATACCTTCGCGGGCTGTCGCTGTAAAGCGTCTGGCCGTGGGCGGCTCATCCGCTCCGGCGCGGTTCTTCAGCCAATATTGTGGCGAACGTCCTGCCCTTCGATGATATAGATCACATACTCGGCCAGATTTTGCGCCCGTTCGGCGACCCGCTTCAGGGCCTTCAGCGCGATCGCCATGTCGATGATCGTCGCCACCGCCAGTTCGCCATCGAGAACGCTGGCGCTCAGCGCGCGTAGGATAGCCTGAAATACATCATCCGCTTTATCGGTGCGAACCAGCGTCCAGGATTGCTCTACGTCCAGTCGAACCAAGCAATCGAGCGCCAGCTTGATCCGCTGGCTCGCTATTGCGGCCAATTGATCCACTTCTTCAGGCAGGCCGCCAGGCAGTCGAACGCCGCGCTCATGAATGCTCAGCGTTCTTTCGGCGATGGTTTTAGCCTCATCACCGATTCGCTCCAGGTCGTTGACCGCCTTGTTCAATGACATCACCAAGCGCAGATCAGTGCTCATCGGTTGCCGGCGGCTGAGCAAGCGCACGCAGCTTCGATCGATTTCCATGTCCCAGCGGTTTACCGCATGATCGCCGGCGATCACTTCTCGCGCCGCCTCGGCGTCGACCGTTCGAAAAACCTCACATGCGCGGCTGACCTGCCGTTCCACCGTCTGACCCATCTCCAACACCAAATTGACGATTTGCTGGATTTCCGCATCGAAGCGCTTGACGGTATGTTGGCTGTTGGCGAACGCCATGGGACGAAATTCCTCTTGTTAGGATTTATCCACTAGTGCCCGATGGCACAACGACCGGCACATTACTGATTTGCGTCATGGTGCCTTCGATCCAGTCTTCTACCTTCTGATTCAGCTCCTGAGCCGAATGGCCGGCACTCTCAATCAAAGGACCAAAGACCACCTGAACCGTTCCAGGATACTTGAGAAATCCCCGTCGGGGCCAAAATTCCCCGGCGTTCAGCGCCACCGGCAGCACTGGATATTGACTGTGAGTGGCGAGCACCGCGCCTCCCACCCCGTAACGCTTACGGACGCCGGGTGAGGTGCGGGTCCCTTCGGGGAAGATCAGAACCCACTGCCCTTGCCGCAGATGCTTTACGCCCTGCCGGATGACCTGTTTGACCGCTGAGGTGCCCGACTCGCGGTTAATCGCAATCGGGCGCAGCAACGCCAGCGCCCAACCGAAAAACGGCAACCACAGCAGCTCGCGCTTCAAAACCCATGCGAGGGGAGGCAGGTATTGATGAAAAAAAATCGTCTCCCACGTCGACTGATGCTTGGCCATCACGACGACCGGGCGGTTGGGAATATGTTCGGTACCGCTCAAACGATAAGCGATCCCACACGTCACGCGCAGCCACCAAATATTAAAGCGCGCCCAAAGCTGCGATATCCGATAGCGATAGAGGAAGGGAAGAAAAAAGCTCAATACGATGGCAAGGCCGACGATCCCGACCGAGATCAACATGCCCGCTGAAAATAGCAACGATCGCAAGAATAAGTTCACAACGGCGAAGGAAAAACGATGGGCTCGGACAGACATAACGGTTCGGCTCGGACCCTCAGCCACTACGGGCAATCAAGAAATCGGCCACGGCGGCCAGATCATCGAACACCTCAACATTGGCGCAAATCCCTAAATCCTGTTCGAGCGTTTTCGCGCCCTTACCAGTCCGCACCAGCAAAGGCCAAGCGTTGGCCGCGCGAGCCGCCCGAATATCCCGCGCGCTATCGCCCACCACCGGCACCGCCGTCAAACCGCATTTCAAACGCCGGCCGATCTCCAAAAACATACCTGGATTGGGCTTGCGAAAGGGGTTGGCTTCATCCACATCCGGGCAGAAAAAAACCGCATCGATCAAGCCACCCATCTCTTGTGCCATCCGATGCATTTTCCGGTGGATCAGGTTGAGGGTGTGCAGGTCGAACAACCCTCGGGCGAGCCCCGACTGATTGGTGGCCACCACGACCCGGTAACCGGCATGGCTGAGGCGAGCGATGGCTTCGAGACTGCCAGGGAGCGGTATCCACTCCTCAGGGGATTTGATAAAAGCGTCCGACTCTTCGTTGACGACGCCATCACGGTCCAAGATGATCAATTTCATTCTAACTATCGACTATCAGCGCCTGTATCTGGCATCAGCATACGAGCGTTTGTTTCACGTGAAACAGCATTTTTCGAACATCCCGCAGCGCATTCCCAAACAATGTTTCACGTGAAACAATCCATTGGCCCCTCATTCCTGGAGCCGTGAAAAATCCGCCACCCGCAGAAACAAGCTGCTGAGCTCGTTCAACAAAGCCAGGCGATTGTCGCGCAAGGCAGGATCCTCGGCCATGACCATCACCCTATCGAAGAAAACATCCACGGGTTCGCGCAAGCCCGCCAGCCGACGGAGCGCTTCCGCATAAAGCCCGCTTTCCATCAGCGGCACCACCTCGGAGGCCAATTCCGCCAACCGGCCGGCCAGCGCCTGTTCGGGCTCCTCGACCAGGCGCTCGGGTTGAATCGCAAACGGCAACACGGTTTCGACTTTTTTGAGGATGTTGCGGATCCGTTTGTTGGCGGCGGTCAGGCTGGCCGCCTCCGGCAGCGCTCGGAAGGCATCGACGGCGCGCACGCGGCGGTCGAAATCCAGCGGCCGGCTCGGCTGGCATTCCAGCACCGCCTCGACGGTATCGGCGCGCACCCCCTGATCCAGATAATAGCCGCGCAGCCGCTCCACTATGAATTCAAAAACGGTCTTGACCACCTGCTCGGCCCGAACGGCCGGTTCGAAACCGGCGGCGGCGCGCTCCAGCGTAGCCGCCAGATCGAGATCCAATTCGCCCTCGATCAGAATTCGTAAGACACCCAACGCGGCCCGTCGCAACGCGAAGGGGTCCTTGGCGCCGGAAGGCGGCTGGCCGATGGCGAAAATCCCCAGCAAGGTATCGATTCGGTCAGCCAGCGCCAGGGCGCGGCCGGTGGCGGAAACGGGCAACCGATCGCCGGCGAAGCGCGGTAAGTACTGTTCTTCCTGAGCTTGCGCGACTTCAGCGTCTTCCTGGTCGTGCAGGGCGTAATAGCGGCCCATGATCCCTTGGAGCTCTGGAAACTCCTGCACCATCTGGGTCAGTAGATCGCACTTGGCCAATCGCGCCGCCCGTTCCGCCCAATCCGGGTTACCGCGCCCGTGCTCGGCGATAAAGCGCGCCAGTACGGCCACCCGCCGGCTCTTATCGGCCACAGTCCCCAGCTTCTGCTGGAAAACGACCTGTTCGAGGGCGGCCTGCCGCGCCGCTAGCGGTTGTTTGCGATCCTGATTCCAGAAAAATTCGGCGTCGCTGAAGCGGGGCCGGATGACTCGTTCGTTCCCGGCCCGCACTTGCGCGGGATCACGGCTTTCCAGATTCGTCATGGTAATGAAGTGCGGCAACATCTGACCGTTCGCGTCCACCACCGGGAAATAGCGCTGATTATCCTGCATGGTGCTGATCAACGCTTCGGAAGGCACATCAAGAAAACGTTGCTCGAAGTTGCCGGCCAGCGCCACCGGCCACTCGACCAAGGCCGTCACTTCATCGAGCAATTCCGGTTTGATGACCGCCGTTCCATGCAACTGTGAGGCGACCGCTTCCGCTTGGGCGCGCACTTTATCGCGCCGCTCGGCGAAATCGGCGATCACCTTACCCTCAAGAGCGAGTTGTCGGGCATACTCGCTTGGAGCAGTCAGCAGGATCGGCTCCGGGCGGTGGAAGCGATGGCCGCGCGTCTCCCGACCGGTTTTGACTCCCATGATGCTGGCGGGAATGATGTCATCGCCAAAGAGCAATACCACCCAATGCACCGGCCGGACAAACTCCTCGTCGCGATCGCCCCAGCGCATCCGCTTCGGGATCGGCAACCCCGCGAGCGCGGCTTCGACCACGCCGGGAATCAAGTCAGCGGTCGCCGCGCCTGCTTCGGTACTGACGTGGATCAGCCAGGCTCCCTTAGCGGTTTCCAGCCGCTGTAATTCGGCGACGCTCACCCCGCAGGAGCGAGCAAAACCTTCCGCCGCATTCGTGGGCTTGCCGTCGGGGCCGAAGGCGGCGCTCAAGGCCGGCCCACGCCGTTCCAACTGGCGGTCGGGTTGCCGGACCGGCAGACGATCGATCAGGACCGCCAGACGACGTGCAGTAGCGAAACGTCGGATGGCGTCGTTCGGAAACCCCGCCTTGGCCAGACCCTCTCTGATGCCTTTTTCAAACGCTAGCGCCAGATCGAACAGCGCTTTTGGCGGCAGTTCCTCGGTGCCGATTTCAATGAGCAGATCGCGGAACTCAGGCATGGGCGACCTCTTGGCCCTGAGCGGCGGTCTGTCGGGCGCGCATCGGAAAACCGAGGGCGGCACGGGCATCGTAATAGGCTTGTGCCACCGCCCGCGCCAGGGTACGGACCCGCAGGATATAGCGCTGGCGCTCGGTGACAGAAATCGCCTTGCGGGCGTCTAGCAAGTTGAAGGTATGGGAGGCTTTCAAGGTCATCTCATAAGCCGGCAAGGGCAAGCCAAGCGCAATCAGCCGCGCGCTCTCGGCTTCGCAAGTATCGAACCAGCCAAACAGCGCGGCGGTATCAGCCTGCTCGAAATTGTAGGTGGACATTTCCACCTCGTTTTGGTGGAACACGTCGCCATAGGTCACCCGCCCCAACGGCCCGTCGGTCCAGAGCAGATCGAACACGCTTTCCACGCCTTGTAGGTACATGGCGATGCGTTCCAGGCCATAGGTGATCTCACCGGTGACCGGTTTGCAATCCAAGCCGCCGACCTGCTGGAAATAAGTGAATTGGGTGATCTCCATGCCGTTCAGCCACACTTCCCAGCCTAGCCCCCACGCGCCTAGGGTCGGAGATTCCCAATTGTCTTCGACGAAGCGAATATCGTGAATCAATGGGTCGAGGCCGAGTTGCTTGAGCGATCCCAGGTAAAGCTCCTGAAGCGCCAACGGCGAGGGTTTGATGACCACCTGATATTGATAATAGTGTTGTAAGCGGTTCGGATTTTCGCCGTAGCGGCCGTCGGTGGGGCGGCGGGAGGGTTGGACGTAGGCGGCGCTCCACGGTTCGGGGCCGATCGCGCGCAGGAAAGTGGCGGGATGAAAGGTCCCCGCGCCCACTTCCATATCGTAGGGTTGCAGCAGTACGCAGCCTTGAGCAGCCCAATAGTCTTGCAGGGCCAAAATCAGCCCCTGAAAAGTTGAAACATCGCGCACGAGCATCTCCGAAATCCGAAGGGGACGGTTGTGCCGCCTTCAGAGTGCAGTTCTTGGATCACTAGTTTCCAAGTATAGCCCGGCGACCGGGTTGGATTCATCCTAGGATCAAGGTTTCACGTGAAACCAAAAACGAAGGTTTCACGTGAAACATTCACCGACTAAACTTGCTTTGCGCAAAAGCGGGTAAAAAACGAGTATCCCTCCACTCGTGCTGAGGGCGGCCCATCCCACGGAGAGCAGACCGATGCGTTGTCCAGACTGCAAGCACAATCAGAAGTACCGAGATGGGACACGGTGTGGCACGTGTAATTATCGATTTGTCTTTCGAAAAAAAAATGACCGGATCAGCGATTTCACCTTCCGGCAGATCAGCCAACGCTTATCGGATGATGGCCACCAAGCATTTACAGTCACTCAACTCGCGCTAGCCATCTGTCGGCACTGGCGAAAACACTACCTGGGGCCCATCGGTTACAGCATCATCATCCTGCTGATTTCGGTGTTCGTCGGCTTGATGGCGCATCCCAAAGTGGGGCTAGGCGTGTTTCTGGCCTTGTCAGTGCTTGCCATGCTCTTGCACCGCTGGGGGAAAACCGGTCTTCCTTTCGGCGAGGCCCGCAAGCTGGTGGAGCGCTACCATCAAGCGCATCCCATCGCCGCCCTGGCGGACGGCCGCGCTTTTCAGCGAAACACTGAATCGGTCGACCTTGAAGATTTATCGTATGCACCGGAGCGGATTTTGGTGGTGGAACGCGACGATCTGGTCGATATGCTGATCCGCAACCGCTTCCATTTGAATCATAAAAGTGTTGTCGTCAGCCGCACGGGTTATCCAGAAAAAGTGTTCGCCGCGTGCCGGGAATTTCTGAAAAACCATCCCAACACGCCGGTACAGATCCTCCATGACGCCTCCCCGCCAGGATTCGCCCTGACCGCGCAACTGTCCACCGAGCCAAAATGGGACTTCGCACAGCGATCTCTGGTTGACCTAGGCATTTCCAGAACGTCGCTCCAAGGGGGTTCCTTGCTTCCCTGGCTACCTCCGCCCGCCGCCAAACGCGGCGCTTTCAGCGGCAACTCCACTAAAATGCTGAGCACCGGCCACCGAATGCCGATCGATTATGTCGGGCCAAAACCGTTGCTAAGTTTGCTGGGAACGGCGGTAGTCGGCGGTGCGTTGCTGCTGGCCGCACCGGATGCGTCGGTCGGAAGCGATATCAGCGTGGAAGCCGACTATGGTTGAAACCGTCGGAGAACGGTAACGCCATGTCGTGTCTGTTCGGCTATTGCGGCCCCCCAGCGGACGGCTTGTTGGAACGGATGGCGGCCTTACTGGCGCATCGCTGTCCCCTCGGGTGGGAACGCGCCAGCGGTAGCACCGCAACCGGCGAGACGGTGGCAATCGGCCACGGGATCGCCGCATGGAACCAGGAAACCCAACTGGCCCGACAGAGCGACGATCTACTCGGCTATGGCGGCGTCTTGTTCGCCACCGAGATTTTAGCGGGGCAGGGCAACACCGCCGACCAACTGTTAGCCGCTCTCCGCCAAAAGCCCGCCGCCGAAGCTTCACTGGAACGTTTGACCGGGGCTTTCGTACTGACCTTAAGCCGAGATGACACCGTTTATCTGGTGCGCGACCCGGCCGGCGTCAAGGTAGTGTATTGGACTGTGCGGCAGAACCGGTTGTTGTTCGCCAGCGAAATTAAAGCCCTGTTTGCCGATCCCACGGTACCCCGCCGGATGCGGGCCGGAGCGTTGCCGGAGTATTTGACCTTCAGTTTCGTGCCAGACGTCGGCACGATGTTCGAGGGGATCGAGGAGTTGCAACCCGGCTCCATCTTGCGCTTCTGCCGCGGCCGGGTAGAGATACGCCGCCATTTCCGCTTTGAAGAATTGGAAGCGGACCCTGGACGTCCCATCGCTGAATATCCGGCATTGGTGCGCACCGCTTTGGAGCACTCTGTCGCCGAGTGTTTGGCGGTCAGCGGAGCAAAACGCCCCGCCGTCTTTCTGTCTGGCGGAATCGACTCCAGCGCGGTGCTGGCCGTCGCCGCCCAACAGCAGCCACAGACGGCCTTTCCGACCTTATCGGCACACTTCGGGGCGGAATACGCGCGAGAAAACGACTTCGTGCAATTGATGGTGGATCGCTATGACACCGAGCACCGTTGGCTGGAAATTCGTCCCGCCAGCTTTCTCGAACACCTGCGAGAGATCATCTGGCGATTGGACGATCCCATCGGCGATCCGGTGACGATGCCCAACTATCTGCTGGCGCGGACGGCGGCTCAAGTCGCCGATGTCGTCTTGAACGGAGAGGGTGGCGATCCGTGTTTCGGCGGCCCCAAAAATCTGCCGATGCTGCTGGCCCGCCTGTACGGGCCTTTGCCGGGCGAACCGCCTAACGGCTGGCTGGAACGCAACTACCTGCGGGCTTTTCAACGTTGTTATCAGGATCTCGATGCTTTGCTGGACCCCGCGCTACGCCGGGAAGCGGGTGGCGACGCCGCCTTGATCGGTCTGTTGGAACCTTTTTTCCAGACCTCGCAACCACGAGATTTCATCAACAAACTCATGGCCATGAACATCCGGCTCAAGGGCGCCAATCTGATTCTGGTGAAAGTGGAGAAAATGACGGCGGCCAATGGCGTGTTGGCGCTGCCGCCGCTGTTTTCCCGGCGCATCATCGAAACCAGCATGATGTGCCCGCCCAACACCAAACTGGAAGGGGCGGTGGAAAAAAGCGTTCTCAAAAAAGCAACGCGGGACATCGTGCCGCAACCGATCATCGACCGGCCCAAATCAGGCATGATGGTGCCGGTACGGTTCTGGTTCCAGGGCGAGTTGCGCCGCTACGGCGAGCAGTTGCTCTCGCGCAAGAACCTTCAGCACTGCGGTTTTTTCAATCCCGATTATGTCAAACGTCTGCTGAATTACCAGATGGAAGGCGTTCCCGGCCTGCGACACGGCTTGAAGCTATGGATGCTGATGACCTTCCTGCTCTGGTACGAGCAGATGGTCGAAGCGCCATCGCCTTCCGGGCCGGTTCCCCCATTGCGCGAGAGCCGCTAACTAACGGGGAATCAGCGTGCGATTGATCATCGGATGATCGTCGTCGCGCGGCCCAAAATCGCTGTCGGGATGCCAAGCGATCACGTCGAGCGCTTCATCTTCAGTATAAAAAGAATGCAGGCAACCGGTCGGGATATACCAACCCATGCTTGGCTGTAAGGGATAAACGCCGCCTGGCGTGCGGCATTCGCCGGACCCGCGCAAAATGACCCCGATCCGCACCGAAGGGTGCGTGTGAGGGGTCTGATCGGTATGCGGCGGAATATGCAGATGGTTCAAACAGGGATCACCCAGACGGGGAGGGCAAATCAGCAGCGTATCGCTACAGCCGTCGATATAACGCAGACGGCCCGCCGTTTCCAGCGGGCCGCCGATTTGCCGCAAACCCCGATAGCCAGGCAGGGCGATGAACAAGCCGCCGCCACCGCTGATTTCTCCCCCGTCGGGGACTACAAAAAACATCCCCGCGCGCAAGGCAAAAGGGCCGGTTTCGGCGTCGGATAGTCGGGCTTGGCCGCTCGTGATCATGCCGTAAACGGTCATTCCGGCCGGCAAGCGCAACGGCTCTTCCGCCCAACCCCCGATCTGGATGCTACCCAAGTCCAGCAGCAAACCTGATCCGATGGCGAGCGGGACGAAACCCGAACCGGACGCGCGGTCAGCCATGGCCTCAGGACAAACGCGCCAGCCGCTGGTGCAACGGGCTGGAGCGCGGGAAGTGCGCGCGTAAAAAATCCATCTGATCGGCCAGCACCCGCTTGCCTTGCAGATAGACGTACTCCGCGTGATTGGGCGTAAACGGAATCGCCAGCAACTGCATACCGGACTGCTCTGGAGTTTTACCGCCCTTGTGGTGATTGCAGGGCTTACAGGCGGTGACCACGTTGTTCCAGTGATCGACGCCACCCTGAACGATGGGTCGGACGTGATCGCGCGACAGATCTCGCACATGGAAGGTCTCACCGCAATACAGGCAGGTATTGCAGTCACGCCGGAACAGCGATGCGTTCGACAGCGGCGGCGCGTAATCCTCGCGGGCGCGCAACCGGGCGTAGGCGCCGCCCTGGGTGGCGATGATGGAGTTCACGACAATCAGGCTTTGTTGGCCGCTGCGCGCATTGATGCCACCGCGCACCGTATACAGGGCCATCCCGCAGGTATAGGCGACCTGTTCGGCGTGATACAAGCGCACCGCCTGCTGATAATCAACCCACTCCAGTGGCATTCCGGTGACATCCGTATGCAAGACTTGTTGCTCCAATCCGTACATATTTCACCTATGCTCGTTCCTTATTATTCTTACCCCATTCTCGGCAAAAACCGTGAAACCATCCTGAACGACGCGAGGCCGCGCTACCTTCTTCAGCCTACGAACCTCCAGACAAATCTGGCTTATTTCTTCGCCACCTTTAAGCAGCTTCAAGTCTAAGCTACTATTCTAACAGTATCGTGCGTTCTTCGCCGCCGGCGCGCGTGCCCGACCACACAAACCCAGCGTCTCCACGAGGCTCTAAACAAGCCTTTTTTCGTACCTGCTTCCGGGCTAGGCGGAAGCCCGGCAGATATAACAAAATCAGGAGGACAACCTCATGCCTGTTCGTATGGCCGTCCCGAAAGAAATGATTTCGGGCGAACGCCGGGTCGCCTTGGATCCGACCATGGCCGATCGCTTCAGCAAGCTCGGCGCGGAAATTCTGCTGGAGAAAGGCGCGGGACTCAGCGCTTTTTTCCCTGACGAAGCCTACAAGAGCAGCCGGCTGGTGGACAATGCCACCGCTCTTTATGCCGAAGCGGATGTGGTCTTCAAAGTGCAGCCGCCTACCCTGGAGGAGGTGGAACAACTGAGGGATGGCTCGACGCTGCTGGCCGTGTTGCAGCCGCACCGCAACCTGGAAATGGTCAAGCGGTTACGCGACAAGAAGATTACCAGCTTCGCCATGGAGTTGATCCCGCGCATTTCCCGCGCTCAGTCGATGGACGTGCTGTCTTCACAGGCGGCGGTGTCCGGCTATAAGGTAGCGCTGTTGGCCGCCAATCTGGCCAGCGGCTTCTTCCCGATGTTGACCACGGCCGCCGGCACCATCCGGCCCTCCAAGGTGGTGATCATCGGCGCGGGCGTCGCGGGCCTCCAGGCCATCGCCACCTGCCGCCGTTTGGGCGCGATGGTGGAAGCTTACGATGTCCGTCCCGCCGCCCGTCAAGAAATCGAATCGCTCGGCGCCAAGATGATCGACACCGGGGTCAGCGCCGCCGGTGAAGGCGGTTACGCCCGCGAACTGACGGCCGAGGAAAAGAAGCAACAGGCCGACGTGCTGGCCAAGCACATCGCCGCCGCCAACGCGGTCATCACCACCGCCGCCATCCCCGGCCGCGAAGCCCCCAAGATCGTCACCACCGCCATGGTCGAAGGCATGAAGCGCGGCGCGGTCGTGGTGGACATGGCGGCTGAGTCGGGCGGCAACTGCGAGCTGACCAAACCGGGCGAGACCTACGAGCACAACGGCGTCAT is from Candidatus Competibacteraceae bacterium and encodes:
- the phoU gene encoding phosphate signaling complex protein PhoU is translated as MAFANSQHTVKRFDAEIQQIVNLVLEMGQTVERQVSRACEVFRTVDAEAAREVIAGDHAVNRWDMEIDRSCVRLLSRRQPMSTDLRLVMSLNKAVNDLERIGDEAKTIAERTLSIHERGVRLPGGLPEEVDQLAAIASQRIKLALDCLVRLDVEQSWTLVRTDKADDVFQAILRALSASVLDGELAVATIIDMAIALKALKRVAERAQNLAEYVIYIIEGQDVRHNIG
- a CDS encoding 1-acyl-sn-glycerol-3-phosphate acyltransferase — protein: MSVRAHRFSFAVVNLFLRSLLFSAGMLISVGIVGLAIVLSFFLPFLYRYRISQLWARFNIWWLRVTCGIAYRLSGTEHIPNRPVVVMAKHQSTWETIFFHQYLPPLAWVLKRELLWLPFFGWALALLRPIAINRESGTSAVKQVIRQGVKHLRQGQWVLIFPEGTRTSPGVRKRYGVGGAVLATHSQYPVLPVALNAGEFWPRRGFLKYPGTVQVVFGPLIESAGHSAQELNQKVEDWIEGTMTQISNVPVVVPSGTSG
- the gmhB gene encoding D-glycero-beta-D-manno-heptose 1,7-bisphosphate 7-phosphatase is translated as MKLIILDRDGVVNEESDAFIKSPEEWIPLPGSLEAIARLSHAGYRVVVATNQSGLARGLFDLHTLNLIHRKMHRMAQEMGGLIDAVFFCPDVDEANPFRKPNPGMFLEIGRRLKCGLTAVPVVGDSARDIRAARAANAWPLLVRTGKGAKTLEQDLGICANVEVFDDLAAVADFLIARSG
- a CDS encoding glycine--tRNA ligase subunit beta; the protein is MPEFRDLLIEIGTEELPPKALFDLALAFEKGIREGLAKAGFPNDAIRRFATARRLAVLIDRLPVRQPDRQLERRGPALSAAFGPDGKPTNAAEGFARSCGVSVAELQRLETAKGAWLIHVSTEAGAATADLIPGVVEAALAGLPIPKRMRWGDRDEEFVRPVHWVVLLFGDDIIPASIMGVKTGRETRGHRFHRPEPILLTAPSEYARQLALEGKVIADFAERRDKVRAQAEAVASQLHGTAVIKPELLDEVTALVEWPVALAGNFEQRFLDVPSEALISTMQDNQRYFPVVDANGQMLPHFITMTNLESRDPAQVRAGNERVIRPRFSDAEFFWNQDRKQPLAARQAALEQVVFQQKLGTVADKSRRVAVLARFIAEHGRGNPDWAERAARLAKCDLLTQMVQEFPELQGIMGRYYALHDQEDAEVAQAQEEQYLPRFAGDRLPVSATGRALALADRIDTLLGIFAIGQPPSGAKDPFALRRAALGVLRILIEGELDLDLAATLERAAAGFEPAVRAEQVVKTVFEFIVERLRGYYLDQGVRADTVEAVLECQPSRPLDFDRRVRAVDAFRALPEAASLTAANKRIRNILKKVETVLPFAIQPERLVEEPEQALAGRLAELASEVVPLMESGLYAEALRRLAGLREPVDVFFDRVMVMAEDPALRDNRLALLNELSSLFLRVADFSRLQE
- the glyQ gene encoding glycine--tRNA ligase subunit alpha, whose translation is MLVRDVSTFQGLILALQDYWAAQGCVLLQPYDMEVGAGTFHPATFLRAIGPEPWSAAYVQPSRRPTDGRYGENPNRLQHYYQYQVVIKPSPLALQELYLGSLKQLGLDPLIHDIRFVEDNWESPTLGAWGLGWEVWLNGMEITQFTYFQQVGGLDCKPVTGEITYGLERIAMYLQGVESVFDLLWTDGPLGRVTYGDVFHQNEVEMSTYNFEQADTAALFGWFDTCEAESARLIALGLPLPAYEMTLKASHTFNLLDARKAISVTERQRYILRVRTLARAVAQAYYDARAALGFPMRARQTAAQGQEVAHA
- a CDS encoding asparagine synthase, with amino-acid sequence MSCLFGYCGPPADGLLERMAALLAHRCPLGWERASGSTATGETVAIGHGIAAWNQETQLARQSDDLLGYGGVLFATEILAGQGNTADQLLAALRQKPAAEASLERLTGAFVLTLSRDDTVYLVRDPAGVKVVYWTVRQNRLLFASEIKALFADPTVPRRMRAGALPEYLTFSFVPDVGTMFEGIEELQPGSILRFCRGRVEIRRHFRFEELEADPGRPIAEYPALVRTALEHSVAECLAVSGAKRPAVFLSGGIDSSAVLAVAAQQQPQTAFPTLSAHFGAEYARENDFVQLMVDRYDTEHRWLEIRPASFLEHLREIIWRLDDPIGDPVTMPNYLLARTAAQVADVVLNGEGGDPCFGGPKNLPMLLARLYGPLPGEPPNGWLERNYLRAFQRCYQDLDALLDPALRREAGGDAALIGLLEPFFQTSQPRDFINKLMAMNIRLKGANLILVKVEKMTAANGVLALPPLFSRRIIETSMMCPPNTKLEGAVEKSVLKKATRDIVPQPIIDRPKSGMMVPVRFWFQGELRRYGEQLLSRKNLQHCGFFNPDYVKRLLNYQMEGVPGLRHGLKLWMLMTFLLWYEQMVEAPSPSGPVPPLRESR
- a CDS encoding cupin domain-containing protein, which codes for MADRASGSGFVPLAIGSGLLLDLGSIQIGGWAEEPLRLPAGMTVYGMITSGQARLSDAETGPFALRAGMFFVVPDGGEISGGGGLFIALPGYRGLRQIGGPLETAGRLRYIDGCSDTLLICPPRLGDPCLNHLHIPPHTDQTPHTHPSVRIGVILRGSGECRTPGGVYPLQPSMGWYIPTGCLHSFYTEDEALDVIAWHPDSDFGPRDDDHPMINRTLIPR
- a CDS encoding HNH endonuclease codes for the protein MYGLEQQVLHTDVTGMPLEWVDYQQAVRLYHAEQVAYTCGMALYTVRGGINARSGQQSLIVVNSIIATQGGAYARLRAREDYAPPLSNASLFRRDCNTCLYCGETFHVRDLSRDHVRPIVQGGVDHWNNVVTACKPCNHHKGGKTPEQSGMQLLAIPFTPNHAEYVYLQGKRVLADQMDFLRAHFPRSSPLHQRLARLS